Proteins from a genomic interval of Arachis hypogaea cultivar Tifrunner chromosome 10, arahy.Tifrunner.gnm2.J5K5, whole genome shotgun sequence:
- the LOC112715490 gene encoding protein LATERAL BRANCHING OXIDOREDUCTASE 1 isoform X2: protein MEGVDHQEFVQEPQHRPSLSTMEAQGIPVIDLSPITSNNTSPSAIDALTKEIGSACKEWGFFQVTHHGVPLSLRRNLLEASKKFFSQSLEDKKKVSRDESSPSGYYESEYTKDVRDWKEVFDFFAKEPTLFPATIDEHNHRVVQWTNKYPHYPPAFRDIIQEYIEEMEKLAYKLMELIAMSLGLEAKRFERFFIRGQTSFIRLNYYPPCSFPHLALGVGSHKDESALTILAQDEVEGLEVKRKTNQEWVRVKPKSNDYIINLGDIIQDTGYYRVTKTLAFCPLSTSKFKPCS, encoded by the exons ATGGAAGGGGTTGATCATCAAGAATTCGTTCAAGAACCACAACACAGGCCAAGTCTCTCCACCATGGAAGCACAAGGAATTCCAGTCATAGACCTCTCCCCTATAACATCAAACAACACTTCCCCTTCGGCCATCGACGCGCTGACGAAGGAGATCGGAAGCGCGTGCAAGGAATGGGGATTCTTCCAAGTAACACACCACGGTGTGCCTCTCTCTCTGAGGCGGAACCTTCTGGAAGCTTCAAAGAAGTTCTTTTCTCAGAGCTTGGAAGATAAGAAGAAAGTTAGTAGAGATGAGAGTTCTCCGAGCGGTTACTATGAGAGTGAGTATACAAAGGATGTTAGAGACTGGAAAGAAGTGTTTGATTTCTTTGCCAAAGAACCTACTCTGTTCCCTGCCACTATTGATGAACATAATCATCGAGTTGTTCAATGGACTAATAAATATCCTCACTATCCCCCTGCCTTCAG AGATATAATCCAAGAATATATTGAAGAGATGGAGAAGCTAGCCTACAAGTTGATGGAGCTTATAGCTATGAGCTTAGGCCTTGAAGCTAAGAGATTTGAGAGATTTTTCATTAGAGGACAAACCAGCTTTATTCGCCTTAATTATTATCCTCCATGCTCTTTCCCTCACCTTGCTCTTGGAGTTGGCTCACACAAGGATGAAAGTGCTTTAACCATTCTTGCTCAAGATGAGGTTGAAGGACTTGAAGTGAAACGTAAGACAAACCAAGAGTGGGTTAGAGTGAAACCAAAGTCAAATGATTATATCATCAACCTTGGTGATATTATTCAG GACACAGGTTACTATCGGGTCACTAAAACGCTTGCGTTttgccccctctcaacttcaaagttcaaaccttGTTCGTAA
- the LOC112715490 gene encoding protein LATERAL BRANCHING OXIDOREDUCTASE 1 isoform X3: MEGVDHQEFVQEPQHRPSLSTMEAQGIPVIDLSPITSNNTSPSAIDALTKEIGSACKEWGFFQVTHHGVPLSLRRNLLEASKKFFSQSLEDKKKVSRDESSPSGYYESEYTKDVRDWKEVFDFFAKEPTLFPATIDEHNHRVVQWTNKYPHYPPAFRDIIQEYIEEMEKLAYKLMELIAMSLGLEAKRFERFFIRGQTSFIRLNYYPPCSFPHLALGVGSHKDESALTILAQDEVEGLEVKRKTNQEWVRVKPKSNDYIINLGDIIQINSHLPMTVYGSGVRER; this comes from the exons ATGGAAGGGGTTGATCATCAAGAATTCGTTCAAGAACCACAACACAGGCCAAGTCTCTCCACCATGGAAGCACAAGGAATTCCAGTCATAGACCTCTCCCCTATAACATCAAACAACACTTCCCCTTCGGCCATCGACGCGCTGACGAAGGAGATCGGAAGCGCGTGCAAGGAATGGGGATTCTTCCAAGTAACACACCACGGTGTGCCTCTCTCTCTGAGGCGGAACCTTCTGGAAGCTTCAAAGAAGTTCTTTTCTCAGAGCTTGGAAGATAAGAAGAAAGTTAGTAGAGATGAGAGTTCTCCGAGCGGTTACTATGAGAGTGAGTATACAAAGGATGTTAGAGACTGGAAAGAAGTGTTTGATTTCTTTGCCAAAGAACCTACTCTGTTCCCTGCCACTATTGATGAACATAATCATCGAGTTGTTCAATGGACTAATAAATATCCTCACTATCCCCCTGCCTTCAG AGATATAATCCAAGAATATATTGAAGAGATGGAGAAGCTAGCCTACAAGTTGATGGAGCTTATAGCTATGAGCTTAGGCCTTGAAGCTAAGAGATTTGAGAGATTTTTCATTAGAGGACAAACCAGCTTTATTCGCCTTAATTATTATCCTCCATGCTCTTTCCCTCACCTTGCTCTTGGAGTTGGCTCACACAAGGATGAAAGTGCTTTAACCATTCTTGCTCAAGATGAGGTTGAAGGACTTGAAGTGAAACGTAAGACAAACCAAGAGTGGGTTAGAGTGAAACCAAAGTCAAATGATTATATCATCAACCTTGGTGATATTATTCAG ATCAATTCTCACCTTCCAATGACCGTTTATGGAAGTGGAGTGAGAGAACGATGA
- the LOC112715490 gene encoding protein LATERAL BRANCHING OXIDOREDUCTASE 1 isoform X1, with translation MEGVDHQEFVQEPQHRPSLSTMEAQGIPVIDLSPITSNNTSPSAIDALTKEIGSACKEWGFFQVTHHGVPLSLRRNLLEASKKFFSQSLEDKKKVSRDESSPSGYYESEYTKDVRDWKEVFDFFAKEPTLFPATIDEHNHRVVQWTNKYPHYPPAFRDIIQEYIEEMEKLAYKLMELIAMSLGLEAKRFERFFIRGQTSFIRLNYYPPCSFPHLALGVGSHKDESALTILAQDEVEGLEVKRKTNQEWVRVKPKSNDYIINLGDIIQVWSNDRYESVEHRAMVNCESERFSIPYFFFPAHDTEVKPLEELINDQNPPKYRPYKSGKFLLYRMINDFKKQNKDNLQIHDYKLA, from the exons ATGGAAGGGGTTGATCATCAAGAATTCGTTCAAGAACCACAACACAGGCCAAGTCTCTCCACCATGGAAGCACAAGGAATTCCAGTCATAGACCTCTCCCCTATAACATCAAACAACACTTCCCCTTCGGCCATCGACGCGCTGACGAAGGAGATCGGAAGCGCGTGCAAGGAATGGGGATTCTTCCAAGTAACACACCACGGTGTGCCTCTCTCTCTGAGGCGGAACCTTCTGGAAGCTTCAAAGAAGTTCTTTTCTCAGAGCTTGGAAGATAAGAAGAAAGTTAGTAGAGATGAGAGTTCTCCGAGCGGTTACTATGAGAGTGAGTATACAAAGGATGTTAGAGACTGGAAAGAAGTGTTTGATTTCTTTGCCAAAGAACCTACTCTGTTCCCTGCCACTATTGATGAACATAATCATCGAGTTGTTCAATGGACTAATAAATATCCTCACTATCCCCCTGCCTTCAG AGATATAATCCAAGAATATATTGAAGAGATGGAGAAGCTAGCCTACAAGTTGATGGAGCTTATAGCTATGAGCTTAGGCCTTGAAGCTAAGAGATTTGAGAGATTTTTCATTAGAGGACAAACCAGCTTTATTCGCCTTAATTATTATCCTCCATGCTCTTTCCCTCACCTTGCTCTTGGAGTTGGCTCACACAAGGATGAAAGTGCTTTAACCATTCTTGCTCAAGATGAGGTTGAAGGACTTGAAGTGAAACGTAAGACAAACCAAGAGTGGGTTAGAGTGAAACCAAAGTCAAATGATTATATCATCAACCTTGGTGATATTATTCAG GTGTGGAGCAATGATAGATATGAGAGTGTGGAACACAGAGCAATGGTTAACTGTGAGAGTGAAAGATTTTCAATTCCATATTTCTTTTTCCCTGCACATGACACCGAAGTGAAGCCATTGGAGGAGCTGATAAATGACCAAAACCCTCCAAAATATAGGCCATATAAATCCGGCAAATTTCTTCTATACCGAATGATCAACGATTTCAAGAAACAAAATAAGGACAACCTTCAAATTCATGATTATAAACTAGCTTAA